The following are from one region of the Cloacibacterium normanense genome:
- a CDS encoding DUF808 domain-containing protein codes for MASGFFAILDDIAALMDDVAVASKLATKKTAGILGDDLAVNAEKATGFLSSRELPVLWAITKGSFLNKLIILPIIFGLNWLFPAAIKIILVIGGLYLAYEGAEKIIEFFFHKNDHKTEHEEALDVMDDPIAAEKAKVKSAITTDFILSLEIVIIALGSVLDQPLLNQILTVTVVSIIATVGVYGIVALIVRMDDAGYKLQKKSRKEGGILFNIGQLLINMLPWVIKILGVVGTIALILVAGGIFLHNVEYLHHLIEDLPTPAIVNEFGAGILGGVIMVLVITLVKKIVSLFKK; via the coding sequence ATGGCTTCAGGATTTTTCGCAATATTAGATGATATCGCTGCATTGATGGACGATGTAGCAGTTGCTAGTAAACTGGCAACCAAAAAAACCGCAGGGATTTTAGGAGACGACTTGGCCGTAAACGCCGAAAAAGCAACAGGCTTCCTTTCTTCTAGAGAATTACCTGTACTTTGGGCAATTACCAAAGGTTCATTTCTTAACAAATTGATTATTTTACCCATTATTTTTGGGTTAAACTGGTTATTTCCTGCAGCCATCAAAATTATTTTAGTGATTGGTGGTTTATATCTGGCTTATGAAGGTGCCGAAAAAATTATAGAATTTTTCTTTCATAAGAATGACCACAAAACAGAACACGAAGAAGCTTTAGATGTGATGGATGATCCTATCGCTGCAGAAAAAGCAAAAGTAAAATCTGCTATCACCACCGATTTTATTTTGTCTTTAGAAATTGTAATTATTGCTTTAGGTTCTGTATTAGACCAACCATTATTAAATCAAATTTTAACAGTTACAGTCGTTTCAATCATCGCTACAGTTGGGGTTTATGGAATTGTAGCTTTAATTGTAAGAATGGATGACGCTGGTTACAAACTGCAAAAAAAATCAAGAAAAGAAGGCGGAATTTTATTTAACATTGGTCAATTGCTTATCAATATGTTGCCTTGGGTAATTAAAATTTTAGGAGTAGTGGGTACCATTGCTTTAATTCTAGTAGCTGGAGGAATTTTCCTACACAATGTAGAATATTTACATCATTTGATTGAAGATTTACCTACTCCTGCGATTGTTAATGAATTTGGCGCTGGAATTTTAGGCGGTGTCATCATGGTATTGGTGATTACTTTAGTAAAAAAAATCGTTTCACTGTTTAAAAAATAA
- a CDS encoding translocation/assembly module TamB domain-containing protein — translation MANLENNNSENNKPISEKVGEKITDVAEGVKHTIEHPVEAAKETVAQAVEDVQKFSWWAKLFLWFAAIASFLFLTFLIIINLPATKDRAANYALGFLEEDFGVKISKEKVEVNILGDVIIHGLRIKDHRSNDLIFAKQFRADSDWLSILKIGKSRQLDFSTLTLSEADVKVVTYKGDSIDNFNRFITKFDSGKPSDPKKPPFKLNSRVVILNSKISIINQNHDGDEGKWLQAENVNLIAPHLNISGPDISARINNLSFKTKRWGKVHTLDTFSTDFSMSKEFLSLKDLTLYTDHSLLQGDLTFHLDKETKWQDFNNKVNWEMKMKRGSAVSGYDISYFVTKWDNYTAINLSGDMNGPLNNFRLNDFLLTGENVNIYTPNTKFRNLLKGNFNIVTNNISTNFTYPALRAMVPSFVANKMKNFADPFGRIQYKGAVDVTPKRVIAKGNAITTIGRANADIVLSDIDQQNPRYLGVLDVKDFNTSAITKNNTVGLISGRFNVDGRGFDVNTLTLRTKSNISKIDITGKTINNLYLDGTLDKKQYNGIITINDEEAKGKITGKIDFSTPRLFADIKGNIDYLNLSYFGVQGNGKSVFSGNIDGKLAFKDLNDMNLDAQLNNVIFYAGDQKIDVPNGSVKAYFENGNRIVDADIPNVVKGNISGKYNLGDLGKMFQNGFDKILVGNPQRRLYKGQQFTYNFDVSQKLVNYFEPNLKIPEGAKIDGSYNGNTNDLVLNLNSTSLKYILTKKQEISQADRLLAQANPEYKLDENKVTKDSAMINNITIRINTANPSEQIFANIGRVEYSKNVLKDVTLFGENENDERLHLIANFKLGTLEDEQNDAMKSYAINLNQSVDANGDYVVKFNPTELKLNNFTWNVDTSPELNHSITYRKKTGDFLIKNLRLYSEDSELFVKEATYKDAKDFTADIDVKNVEISKILDLLPSQKGNLDLKGIANGNIQLKMSKTSFEPLVDLKVKDIFLSGKQLGDMVISAKNSAQPNIFDINAKILSSEFLGKNQLEVTGTIDNNTTSPTLNLTADLQEFNLGFVQAFVTNIFSNFRGKATGVVAINGPLNDINYGGDVALKDFGLKVNFNGVDYTFADATVLLQNGNILVTEPVKIKDGRNNSSGTLSLAQINLSNLSNIGANVLITSDNLMLLDTKQSDFDLFWGKIYGKGDLYVGFDNGKLSITAGKDTPTDSEPFQILNNSIFTLNSNTTSSVDEFKMLRFLKEDKTGVVSIDEGTKKGVNMDINLLLSVDKGSTVSVLVGDDIGDIVVRGDSDKLKFVMKPNGRISLDGTYSVENGTYISKAILEKTFQIDKFSSISWDGDPFNPALNITANYYRTVSNATEYLGVGNLPPINVMLQTKITQNLRNPKIEFDVQAPDVSSQVKEALTVRMSNNDEKTLQFGSVLLLNNFNTSNTGGFGNINIGNVGSDLGYNLVLKQLGNVINTISEQFQIDLNYIKGDQASNTADRANIGGNFILSPRVTLKTGFGIPVAKTENTYGNYLSGEGIIEYDVSKKNDGSLILRAYSKPSNLGLGTTLNSTANQTYGAGVVYSKSFNNLFKKKNKVKDSLKNSNKNKPETIKIDSAK, via the coding sequence ATGGCAAATTTAGAAAATAATAACTCCGAAAACAACAAACCAATTTCAGAAAAAGTTGGTGAAAAAATAACTGATGTTGCAGAAGGCGTAAAACACACTATAGAACATCCTGTAGAAGCTGCCAAAGAAACTGTTGCTCAGGCTGTAGAAGATGTACAAAAGTTTTCTTGGTGGGCCAAATTGTTCCTTTGGTTTGCCGCAATTGCGTCTTTTTTATTTCTTACTTTTTTAATTATTATCAATCTTCCTGCAACTAAGGATCGTGCTGCAAATTATGCTTTAGGATTTTTGGAAGAAGACTTTGGAGTAAAAATTTCCAAAGAAAAAGTAGAAGTGAATATTCTGGGAGATGTTATCATTCATGGTCTTAGAATAAAAGACCACAGAAGTAATGATTTAATCTTTGCTAAGCAATTTAGAGCAGATTCTGACTGGTTATCAATCTTGAAAATTGGAAAATCTAGACAACTTGATTTCTCTACGTTGACGCTTTCTGAGGCAGATGTAAAAGTGGTGACTTATAAAGGTGATTCTATTGATAATTTTAACAGATTTATTACCAAATTTGATAGTGGAAAACCAAGTGATCCTAAAAAACCACCTTTCAAACTCAATTCTAGAGTTGTTATTTTAAATTCTAAAATTTCTATCATTAATCAAAATCATGATGGAGACGAAGGAAAATGGTTGCAAGCTGAAAATGTAAATCTTATTGCACCACATCTTAATATTTCTGGACCAGATATTTCTGCTAGAATTAATAATCTTAGTTTTAAGACCAAAAGATGGGGAAAAGTACACACTTTAGATACTTTTTCTACAGATTTCTCGATGTCTAAAGAATTTTTGAGTTTAAAGGATTTAACACTTTATACCGATCATTCGCTTTTACAAGGTGACCTTACTTTTCATTTAGACAAAGAAACCAAGTGGCAAGATTTCAATAATAAAGTGAATTGGGAAATGAAAATGAAGCGCGGAAGTGCTGTTTCAGGCTATGATATTTCCTATTTTGTTACTAAATGGGATAATTATACCGCCATCAATCTTTCGGGAGACATGAATGGACCGCTGAATAATTTCAGGCTCAATGATTTCCTTTTAACAGGCGAAAATGTAAATATTTACACGCCAAATACTAAGTTTAGAAATTTATTGAAAGGGAATTTTAATATTGTAACCAATAATATTTCTACCAATTTTACTTATCCTGCGCTTCGAGCGATGGTTCCGAGTTTCGTAGCCAATAAAATGAAGAATTTCGCAGATCCTTTCGGAAGAATTCAATACAAAGGTGCGGTAGATGTTACGCCAAAAAGAGTAATTGCCAAAGGAAATGCTATTACAACTATTGGTAGAGCAAATGCAGATATTGTTTTGTCTGATATTGACCAACAAAATCCTCGATATCTTGGTGTTTTAGACGTGAAAGATTTCAATACTTCTGCGATTACTAAAAACAATACGGTAGGTTTAATTTCGGGGAGATTTAATGTAGATGGAAGAGGTTTTGATGTTAATACCTTGACTTTAAGAACCAAATCTAATATTTCTAAAATTGATATCACAGGAAAAACCATTAACAATCTATATCTAGACGGAACGCTTGACAAAAAACAATATAACGGAATTATCACCATTAATGATGAAGAAGCAAAAGGAAAAATAACTGGAAAAATTGACTTTTCTACGCCAAGACTTTTTGCGGATATCAAAGGAAATATAGATTATCTTAATTTGAGTTATTTCGGAGTTCAAGGTAACGGAAAATCTGTTTTCAGTGGAAATATTGATGGGAAATTAGCTTTCAAAGATTTGAATGATATGAATCTTGATGCGCAACTCAATAATGTGATTTTCTATGCAGGTGACCAAAAAATAGACGTTCCGAATGGTAGCGTAAAAGCCTACTTCGAAAACGGAAATAGAATTGTAGATGCAGATATTCCGAATGTGGTAAAAGGAAACATTTCTGGAAAATATAATTTGGGAGATTTAGGAAAAATGTTCCAAAATGGTTTTGATAAAATTTTGGTCGGAAATCCACAAAGAAGATTGTACAAAGGTCAACAGTTTACCTATAATTTTGATGTGAGTCAAAAACTGGTGAATTATTTTGAGCCGAATTTAAAAATTCCTGAAGGTGCGAAAATTGACGGTTCGTATAACGGAAACACCAATGATTTAGTGCTGAATCTTAATTCGACTTCACTGAAATATATTTTGACTAAAAAACAAGAGATTTCTCAAGCAGACAGACTTTTGGCGCAAGCAAATCCAGAATATAAACTAGACGAAAACAAGGTGACCAAAGATTCTGCGATGATTAATAATATCACCATCAGAATCAATACAGCAAATCCTTCTGAACAAATTTTCGCCAATATTGGTAGGGTAGAATACAGCAAAAATGTATTAAAAGATGTAACACTTTTTGGGGAAAATGAGAATGATGAAAGATTGCATTTGATTGCTAATTTTAAACTTGGAACGCTAGAAGATGAGCAAAATGATGCCATGAAATCTTATGCCATTAATCTCAATCAAAGTGTAGATGCAAATGGAGATTATGTGGTGAAATTTAATCCAACAGAACTGAAGCTGAACAATTTTACTTGGAATGTAGACACCTCTCCAGAACTCAATCATAGCATAACTTATCGTAAAAAAACGGGAGATTTTCTTATTAAAAATCTTCGATTATATTCTGAGGACAGCGAATTATTTGTAAAGGAAGCGACTTATAAAGATGCCAAAGATTTCACCGCAGATATAGATGTGAAAAATGTAGAAATTTCTAAAATTTTAGATTTATTACCGAGCCAAAAAGGAAATCTTGACCTAAAAGGAATTGCCAATGGAAACATACAGTTGAAGATGAGCAAAACCAGCTTCGAACCTTTGGTTGATTTAAAAGTTAAAGATATTTTCTTAAGCGGAAAACAATTGGGAGATATGGTGATTTCTGCGAAAAATAGTGCTCAACCTAATATTTTTGACATTAATGCAAAAATCCTTTCTTCTGAATTTTTAGGAAAAAATCAATTAGAAGTTACGGGAACTATAGATAATAATACCACTTCTCCTACTTTAAATTTAACCGCAGATTTGCAAGAATTTAATCTTGGGTTTGTGCAAGCATTTGTGACTAATATATTCTCTAATTTCCGTGGGAAAGCAACTGGAGTTGTAGCGATTAACGGTCCGTTGAATGATATTAATTACGGCGGAGATGTTGCTTTAAAGGATTTTGGACTGAAAGTTAATTTTAATGGAGTAGATTATACTTTTGCTGATGCTACTGTCTTGTTGCAAAACGGAAACATTTTAGTTACTGAACCTGTGAAAATTAAGGATGGAAGAAATAATTCTTCGGGAACGCTTTCATTGGCGCAGATTAATTTGAGTAATCTTTCTAATATTGGAGCCAACGTCTTAATTACTTCGGATAATTTGATGCTTTTGGATACCAAACAAAGCGATTTTGATTTATTCTGGGGTAAAATTTATGGAAAAGGCGACTTGTATGTAGGTTTTGATAATGGGAAACTCAGTATTACTGCAGGTAAAGATACGCCAACAGATTCAGAGCCTTTCCAAATTTTGAATAACAGTATTTTCACTCTTAATAGTAATACCACTTCTTCTGTCGATGAGTTTAAAATGCTCAGATTCTTAAAAGAAGACAAAACAGGTGTGGTAAGTATTGATGAAGGAACGAAAAAAGGGGTAAATATGGATATTAACCTTCTTTTGAGTGTTGACAAAGGTTCTACTGTAAGTGTTTTGGTGGGAGATGATATCGGAGATATTGTGGTGAGAGGAGATTCAGATAAATTAAAATTTGTCATGAAACCAAATGGAAGAATTTCTCTTGATGGAACATATTCTGTGGAAAACGGAACGTATATTTCTAAAGCAATTCTAGAAAAAACCTTCCAAATTGATAAATTTAGTAGCATTTCTTGGGATGGAGATCCATTTAATCCGGCATTAAATATTACTGCAAATTATTACAGAACAGTTTCTAATGCTACAGAATATTTAGGCGTTGGTAATTTGCCGCCGATTAATGTAATGCTTCAAACAAAAATCACCCAAAATCTTAGAAATCCTAAAATTGAGTTTGATGTTCAAGCGCCAGATGTTTCTTCTCAGGTAAAAGAAGCTTTGACGGTAAGAATGAGCAATAATGACGAAAAAACGCTACAATTCGGTTCTGTATTGCTTCTCAATAATTTCAATACTTCTAATACAGGTGGATTTGGAAATATCAATATTGGGAATGTGGGTTCTGATTTGGGGTATAATTTGGTTTTAAAACAATTGGGCAACGTAATCAATACGATTAGTGAGCAGTTCCAAATTGACTTGAATTACATCAAAGGTGACCAAGCTTCTAATACAGCAGATAGAGCCAATATTGGCGGTAATTTTATTCTTTCGCCAAGAGTAACCTTAAAAACTGGTTTTGGAATTCCTGTTGCAAAAACCGAAA
- a CDS encoding RsmE family RNA methyltransferase, with translation MKLFFGEIIPDVKINDEEQQHIVKVLRMKEGEEIFVTDGKGNLAKGNLVFEGKKVSLNVTEVQEYFPNLTKQLHIAIAPTKNIDRIEFFVEKATEMGISEITILNTEKTERKNLNIDKLRKQAVAASKQSLRFHFPKINDVTKLSDFIKNVNPEMTFVAHCDVAFERINLSDIPELTNPTFLIGPEGDFSEKEIKMLAEKGIKAVSLGHQRLRTETAGIFVAAWNYYKSISE, from the coding sequence ATGAAACTTTTCTTTGGCGAAATTATTCCAGATGTAAAAATTAATGACGAAGAGCAACAGCACATTGTGAAAGTTCTTCGCATGAAAGAAGGCGAAGAAATCTTTGTGACAGACGGAAAAGGAAATCTCGCCAAAGGAAACCTCGTTTTTGAAGGGAAAAAAGTCAGTCTGAACGTTACGGAAGTTCAAGAATATTTCCCTAATCTTACCAAACAATTGCATATTGCGATTGCTCCTACCAAAAACATCGACAGAATTGAATTTTTCGTGGAAAAAGCAACAGAAATGGGTATTTCTGAGATTACCATTCTGAATACTGAAAAAACAGAACGTAAAAACCTGAACATCGACAAACTCAGAAAACAAGCTGTTGCAGCCTCTAAACAAAGTTTAAGATTTCACTTTCCAAAAATTAATGATGTTACAAAACTTTCAGATTTTATTAAAAATGTAAATCCGGAAATGACTTTTGTGGCACATTGCGATGTGGCTTTTGAACGCATCAACCTCAGTGACATTCCAGAATTGACCAATCCTACTTTCCTTATTGGTCCAGAAGGTGATTTTTCCGAAAAAGAAATTAAAATGTTAGCCGAAAAAGGCATAAAAGCCGTTTCACTGGGGCACCAAAGATTAAGAACAGAAACCGCAGGGATTTTCGTAGCTGCGTGGAATTACTATAAGTCAATAAGTGAATAG
- the tsaD gene encoding tRNA (adenosine(37)-N6)-threonylcarbamoyltransferase complex transferase subunit TsaD, translating into MNEPIILGIESSCDDTSAAIINGNKILSNIAANQTVHQEYGGVVPELASRAHQQNIIPVVEKSFTKANIQQKDISAIGFTRGPGLLGSLLVGTSFAKSLAMSLDVPLIEVNHLQAHILCHFIEDANPMPPKFPFLCLTVSGGHTMIVLVKDYFDMEIIGKTIDDAAGEAFDKIGKIMGLDYPAGPIIDKLAKLGNPDAFTFGKPKLENYDYSFSGIKTSVLYFLQKQLKENPNFIQENVENLCASVQKTIIDVLMKKLEKAAKDYDVKEVAIAGGVSANSGLREAMQNNVEKLGWNVYIPKFEYTTDNAAMIAMVAKLKFERGEFTDLRTSATARYDM; encoded by the coding sequence ATGAATGAACCAATTATTTTAGGAATAGAATCTTCTTGTGATGATACTTCTGCTGCCATTATTAACGGAAATAAAATCCTTTCTAATATAGCAGCGAATCAAACGGTACACCAAGAATATGGTGGCGTAGTTCCAGAATTGGCTTCTAGAGCCCACCAACAAAACATTATTCCTGTAGTGGAAAAATCCTTCACTAAAGCAAATATACAACAAAAAGATATTTCTGCCATAGGATTTACTCGCGGACCTGGACTTTTAGGTTCTCTACTTGTAGGAACTTCTTTTGCCAAATCATTAGCGATGAGTTTAGATGTCCCATTGATTGAAGTTAACCATCTTCAGGCACATATTCTTTGCCACTTTATCGAAGATGCAAATCCGATGCCACCAAAATTTCCATTTTTGTGTCTTACCGTTTCTGGAGGACACACTATGATTGTTTTGGTGAAAGATTATTTTGATATGGAAATCATTGGGAAAACCATTGATGATGCAGCTGGTGAAGCTTTTGACAAAATCGGAAAAATCATGGGATTAGATTATCCTGCAGGTCCAATTATCGATAAACTCGCTAAATTAGGAAATCCAGATGCTTTCACTTTTGGAAAACCTAAACTCGAAAACTACGATTATTCATTCAGCGGAATTAAAACTTCGGTTTTATATTTCCTTCAAAAACAGTTGAAAGAAAACCCAAATTTCATTCAAGAAAATGTAGAAAATCTTTGCGCTTCTGTTCAGAAAACCATCATCGATGTTCTGATGAAAAAATTAGAAAAAGCTGCTAAAGATTACGATGTAAAAGAAGTAGCGATTGCAGGTGGAGTTTCTGCTAATTCTGGCTTGAGAGAAGCCATGCAGAACAATGTAGAAAAATTAGGCTGGAACGTTTACATCCCAAAATTTGAATACACTACAGACAATGCAGCAATGATTGCCATGGTAGCAAAACTAAAATTCGAGCGTGGAGAATTTACAGATTTAAGAACCAGCGCAACTGCAAGATATGATATGTAA